The following are encoded in a window of Kitasatospora fiedleri genomic DNA:
- a CDS encoding cytochrome P450 family protein, translated as MTPRTARTALYGAQFAADPHAHYARLRDRGPLAPVELAPGVDAWLVTDYHVALEVLRDTDTWTRDPRRWQATQPADSPLLPLFGWRPTALFSDGPAHARYRQVITDSVGILEPHLLQRDTTAVAEQLIAEFAGAGRADLLAQYAYRLPLLILTSWYGVPDPDIDRISTAMNRSFETSTGAAAAYADLVAVITEQVADRRTAPRHDLISAFLGHPARLADDEVVRHITLTLMAGHEPTANLIANALLRMLSDDRYAGSLHSGAMTAHDAVNEVLWNDPPLSNFSPHYPRREIVFHGTALTPEQPVLVSYASANAQAVLTPAESESLGGSYAHLAWGAGPHRCPARQPAVLMAVTAVEYLISRLTDLRLAVPTADVLWRPGPIHRALVSLPVEFTPL; from the coding sequence ATGACCCCCCGCACCGCCCGCACCGCCCTCTACGGGGCGCAGTTCGCCGCCGACCCGCACGCCCACTACGCCCGGCTGCGCGACCGCGGGCCGCTCGCCCCGGTCGAACTCGCCCCCGGCGTCGACGCCTGGCTGGTCACCGACTACCACGTCGCCCTGGAAGTCCTGCGCGACACCGACACCTGGACCCGCGACCCGCGCCGCTGGCAGGCCACCCAGCCCGCCGACTCCCCGCTGCTCCCGCTGTTCGGCTGGCGCCCCACCGCGCTGTTCTCCGACGGCCCCGCGCACGCCCGCTACCGCCAGGTCATCACCGACAGCGTCGGCATCCTCGAACCCCACCTGCTGCAGCGCGACACCACCGCCGTCGCCGAACAGCTCATCGCCGAGTTCGCCGGCGCCGGCAGGGCCGACCTGCTCGCCCAGTACGCCTACCGGCTCCCGCTGCTCATCCTCACCTCCTGGTACGGCGTCCCCGACCCGGACATCGACCGGATCAGCACCGCGATGAACCGCTCCTTCGAGACCTCCACCGGCGCCGCCGCCGCGTACGCCGACCTGGTCGCCGTCATCACCGAACAGGTCGCCGACCGCCGCACCGCCCCCCGGCACGACCTGATCTCCGCCTTCCTCGGCCACCCCGCGCGGCTCGCCGACGACGAGGTCGTCCGGCACATCACGCTCACCCTGATGGCCGGCCACGAACCCACCGCCAACCTGATCGCCAACGCGCTGCTGCGGATGCTCTCCGACGACCGCTACGCCGGCTCCCTGCACAGCGGCGCGATGACCGCGCACGACGCGGTCAACGAGGTGCTCTGGAACGACCCCCCGCTGTCCAACTTCTCCCCGCACTACCCCCGGCGCGAGATCGTCTTCCACGGCACCGCGCTCACCCCCGAGCAGCCCGTCCTGGTCTCCTACGCCTCCGCCAACGCCCAGGCCGTGCTCACCCCCGCCGAGAGCGAGTCCCTCGGCGGCTCCTACGCCCACCTCGCCTGGGGCGCCGGCCCGCACCGCTGCCCGGCCCGCCAGCCCGCCGTCCTGATGGCCGTCACCGCCGTCGAGTACCTGATCAGCCGCCTCACCGACCTGCGGCTCGCCGTCCCCACCGCGGACGTCCTCTGGCGCCCGGGCCCGATCCACCGCGCGCTCGTCTCGCTCCCCGTGGAGTTCACGCCGCTGTAG
- a CDS encoding AIM24 family protein: MFQPPGGEGPQVWDPGTLPSNDNVNPYCFSVDLNGAYYLQKGKMIAYYGEMRFSGIGRGALDRVLEQNFNSPLHAADWVVAEGRGKLLLADRSYDLNSYDLEDGNLTVRSGNLLAFEPTLRLKQSIIPGFLTLIGTGKFVAASNGPVHFVEPPVRVDPQALVGWADCPAPCHHYDHGYLHGVLGGLRHLTGIGGASGEEHQFEFIGAGQVLMQSSETLMAERSVGVVGAEPGIPGSGVPHQAGGHQQAPNIPGLGNLGDLGRRFGL; encoded by the coding sequence GTGTTCCAGCCGCCCGGCGGCGAGGGCCCGCAGGTCTGGGACCCGGGCACGCTGCCCTCGAACGACAACGTCAACCCCTACTGCTTCTCGGTCGACCTGAACGGCGCGTACTACCTGCAGAAGGGCAAGATGATCGCCTACTACGGCGAGATGCGCTTCTCCGGGATCGGCCGCGGCGCGCTCGACCGCGTCCTGGAGCAGAACTTCAACTCCCCGCTGCACGCCGCCGACTGGGTGGTCGCCGAGGGGCGCGGCAAGCTGCTGCTCGCCGACCGGTCGTACGACCTCAACTCGTACGACCTGGAGGACGGCAACCTGACCGTGCGCTCGGGCAACCTGCTCGCCTTCGAGCCCACGCTGCGGCTCAAGCAGTCGATCATCCCCGGGTTCCTGACCCTGATCGGCACCGGCAAGTTCGTCGCCGCGTCCAACGGGCCGGTGCACTTCGTCGAGCCCCCGGTCCGGGTCGACCCGCAGGCCCTGGTCGGCTGGGCGGACTGCCCCGCGCCCTGCCACCACTACGACCACGGTTACCTGCACGGCGTCCTCGGCGGCCTGCGGCACCTGACCGGGATCGGCGGCGCGAGCGGCGAGGAGCACCAGTTCGAGTTCATCGGGGCCGGGCAGGTGCTGATGCAGTCCTCCGAGACGCTGATGGCCGAGCGCTCGGTCGGCGTGGTCGGCGCGGAGCCGGGCATCCCGGGCAGCGGCGTCCCGCACCAGGCCGGCGGCCACCAGCAGGCCCCGAACATCCCGGGGCTGGGCAACCTCGGGGACCTGGGGCGGCGGTTCGGCCTGTAG
- a CDS encoding AIM24 family protein has product MAFTRINGKMISAQVVPGQRILSQRGAMLGYTGEVSFQPNLMGGQGGVMSMIGRRVANEDTPLMTVEGHGTVMFGHGGHHVHVVDLVGDTLYVEADRLLAFEGSLQQSTMFMGQQGGLMGVVRGQVTGQGLFTTKLTGKGAVAVMAHGGVIELPILPGRPVHVDPQAYVAHRGEVSNKLSSALGWRDMVGRGSGEAFQLELSGQGTVYVQASEVKL; this is encoded by the coding sequence ATGGCCTTCACCCGGATCAACGGCAAGATGATCTCCGCCCAGGTGGTGCCCGGGCAGCGGATCCTGTCCCAGCGCGGCGCGATGCTCGGCTACACCGGCGAGGTCTCCTTCCAGCCCAACCTGATGGGCGGCCAGGGCGGCGTGATGTCGATGATCGGCCGCCGGGTCGCCAACGAGGACACCCCGCTGATGACCGTCGAGGGCCACGGCACCGTGATGTTCGGCCACGGCGGCCACCACGTGCACGTGGTCGACCTGGTCGGCGACACCCTGTACGTGGAGGCCGACCGGCTGCTCGCCTTCGAGGGCAGCCTCCAGCAGTCCACCATGTTCATGGGCCAGCAGGGCGGCCTGATGGGCGTGGTCCGCGGCCAGGTGACCGGCCAGGGCCTGTTCACCACCAAGCTCACCGGCAAGGGCGCGGTCGCGGTGATGGCCCACGGCGGGGTGATCGAACTCCCGATCCTCCCCGGCCGGCCCGTCCACGTCGACCCGCAGGCCTACGTCGCGCACCGCGGCGAGGTCAGCAACAAGCTCTCCAGCGCCCTCGGCTGGCGCGACATGGTCGGACGCGGCTCCGGCGAGGCGTTCCAGCTCGAACTGTCCGGGCAGGGCACGGTGTACGTGCAGGCCAGCGAGGTGAAGCTCTGA
- a CDS encoding AIM24 family protein: MAQFRLQGSRVLAVDLAGDTVKARNGSMVAYTGQMGFKKLSGGGDGLRGMVTRRLTGERMEVMEVKGQGTCYFADRATEINLVRLNGETLFVESDNLLCTEATLRTGTSFTGLNGMASGNGLFTTKVEGQGWAAVTSDGPAVILRVGQGLPLRVDPGAYIAHTGNLQRSLKSGAGWSTLIGEGGGEAMQVEFTGEGLVYVQPSERITLGGEV, from the coding sequence GTGGCACAGTTCCGACTCCAGGGGTCCAGGGTCCTCGCCGTCGATCTCGCCGGGGACACCGTCAAGGCACGCAACGGCTCGATGGTCGCCTACACCGGGCAGATGGGCTTCAAGAAGCTCTCCGGCGGCGGCGACGGCCTGCGCGGCATGGTCACCCGCCGGCTCACCGGCGAGCGCATGGAGGTCATGGAGGTGAAGGGGCAGGGCACCTGCTACTTCGCCGACCGGGCCACCGAGATCAACCTGGTCCGGCTGAACGGCGAGACGCTGTTCGTCGAATCCGACAACCTGCTCTGCACCGAGGCGACGCTGCGCACCGGCACCTCCTTCACCGGGCTGAACGGCATGGCCAGCGGCAACGGCCTGTTCACCACCAAGGTCGAGGGCCAGGGCTGGGCCGCGGTCACCTCGGACGGCCCGGCGGTGATCCTCCGGGTCGGCCAGGGCCTGCCGCTGCGGGTCGACCCGGGCGCGTACATCGCGCACACCGGCAACCTCCAGCGCTCGCTCAAGTCCGGGGCGGGCTGGTCCACCCTGATCGGCGAGGGCGGCGGCGAGGCGATGCAGGTCGAGTTCACCGGCGAGGGCCTGGTCTACGTCCAGCCCTCCGAGCGCATCACGCTGGGAGGCGAGGTCTGA